From the genome of Pseudoliparis swirei isolate HS2019 ecotype Mariana Trench chromosome 1, NWPU_hadal_v1, whole genome shotgun sequence:
TCCAAATAGTGTCTGCAtctatcatatataaatataaatatatatatatatttgttttagttttttgtccataataataataataactttatttatatagcaccattaaaaacaaagtttacaaagtgctctacagagaattaaataaaaacaaatagaatagtaagatacaaatataacatgtacatacaaaatttaaattaaataaaataaacggacaaactaaatgaggcgaaccaaagaactgcatcaaaggacatcacttaaaagctgttctataaaaatgggtgaTTTAAACGATAAAGCCAAGGTTGTATTGCCTTCCTTGGTGTTTAGTCAGGTGACCTTTATCAAGATGGAGACACATATATATTCCATACCTGACCTATGATACCGGAAGATAAAACTCACACAGGAATATCTTATCATAGCGACAGACTACGAGCACCGAATATAACAGTGTGCAGCTTGGAGACACCCTGACCCATTAGGAGACACATATGCATGTCCACATTTGGAATAATGTCATTGCGTAAAGCTTCAGTGGCCCGAGAGCCGTCGGAAGGCTGTCGTTGCAGGCTGCGTGTGATCTGGGTGGAGCTCTTGATGGGCGTGTCACACCTGAGCTCTGCAATCTGCACACAGCGTGaggcagcggcagcagctgtCTTCTGTCAACAAGTGCCATCTGCGCgcgggtccgtgtacgtaatgttatttggttttttcgtttcattccaaatacggaatacggaaatcacgtggttttttcgttttccgtttgaaaaccaaaaacggaaaaacggaataccacctccgtatttcgtttctgccgtctgaaaccaaaaacgacagaacggaagtgcttaaaatgaagtcaaaataaaagccagtgatacatattcgtattaaccttagaagaatattaattaatcaatataaagaataaataattaaacggggatattttaacgatgcaaacacatagcagggtaacgttagaagaatattaattagtcaatataaagaataaagaattaaacctggatatgttagcgacagtggtgacgacgggaagtttaatattcatgtagcctacacagcaagaatcaccttctcacttaatcgttgcattgtttgatgcaacacagttcctaatatagattaatcaaagtaatgtttctgtgcagagactatatttccaccgcagagtaaacggttcacctttataccgctagatggcagtatacctgttattgatacatatgtatttaatgccgtttatttcctctgatatttatgttcatggttaatttccagcatagttgtatacatcatgtatttacttgttttatttgggtcattttggaactaaacattcccacatggaagagtgaggatatgatgaccacgaggcaatacatattgacaattgaaaataaagagacagttgagtttttcttattaagcagccttcagttcgcacccagtcacagcaccacctgtgcttcacctgtaaccttcattactacatcatcattacatcaacggttaatggggacacgttttttgttttgtttttcgttttatgtttatatgcatgtgtgtgtatgtatagtgtgtgtgtttatatgtatatatgtgtatttatgtatgtgtgtgtatgtatagtgtgtgtgtttatatgtgtatttatgtatgtgtgtgtatatgtatgtatgtgtgtatatatatatatatatatatatatatatgattctttgaaataagttttttcgagaaatcataggttagggcacttataagctcgttagcttcagcctcgaccctttcggtcagccactttcttcatttgttgaattatgagtgttgtatattttgctgattgaaataaactaaatcatcatcaacatgtaacctgttctgttgttactctgcagtcttagccctctgactacatcacatcatcatcatgtagtactttggtctccagaaggatggagctctgtgttgtgtgtgaacatgttctgaggagttgactccatgagttattgtatcagactgaaacatggagagcaaagctcctctcacatctctaagatgtctcacatagtttatagtagtgattgttaggagttgtctgtgtttagccgtatggctatatctctgcatgtacatttagataagccatattcagctcagagccttctttagctcagagcaacaggccatggccttctttagtttagagcagcaagtcatggccttgtttagctaatagcaacaggtttagctcagagtaggcctaacaggtcatggcctttagtttagagcagcagctcacatgtagcctacttatatctgatccaatgacatctgcacacttctagattagtaaagaaagagaatctttggtattttctaattctttatgtcaagcacaagttaactactcccctaaaagaggaagccttcagaattagtggtagcattgcattgctggatctcaattcctctgattcttccatctgcagttaatctgctcgcatgatttacatcatcaaagttttgccttccaagagctgttccaaatgaaaagtgaatgtcagatgtatgaaccgtcctgactgagcttcactgaagctttatacctgctacaagctcaggtcaaaatggtgtttagtattatgtgatttataggttggctcagattgtttatcattgatgtttgttcctgctgtttgattgtagtgctcagacatcagctgtgttcttagtgaagcaataggtatcagattggcatccaaactgagggtgtcagggtccttaagctgcccttcataaacaagcgaggttcccaaccacatcggggtcctcctccagtgggaaatcttcacactgggttcaaatctgtgatacccggctgtcggggagaccgacttatgagcctgaaacaagtgatacgatggtggctaatgtatgaagttatcatggcttcaccgccctaaaccggctgcaaccgtcttgtgtgtgtatattttggggtgtaagtttgttacctaggtcagaggtcgctgaacaagccatcttccagtgccttacagggcagggggtcaacacacgTGTCACtctcaatagttggtgttacaggtccagcctttcccattagagattaaaaatgaaattcgtgccagactttgaagacataagtgtttattcaaaaagaacatatttctccctttaaacccccaacatttgaagaaaagaaaaacatccgtcagttgaaccaaataaaagcacagacaataacaatttggacacacaaacaacatcagcgttgacaatttctccttgagatgtcgatgaggcctttgagtccatctttgaatggttgtggcagattattcactgcattgtccagcaggacacttgtatcagggcactgcagagcaaattccctcactgcagcttcctggtcctgtgaACTTGGAAAcgggttggtgccaaagtctgacactcgtgttagtgagcccacttcctggtcgtaccagtctgcagccacagatgcatttggcaaaaggtctgtcgacagcttctttgggcatccatctctggccaagtcatttggtatccccctccctgtaataataataattcaatgtggctgtcacaaccatgccatgtattgcaacatgctccttctagtatttgattaaacatgtttaagaaacattcaatcgtaaaacattttgaaaataattattcacattaaaaaaggcttgaaagaccaacccgaagacataccaggaatcctgtgtgcattccatgcttgcacagttcggttaacaccgatctgggccaactggcatgtcaaagatgacacacagaaccgagtcatctggtcctccatgtccagctcctcctgatccaccagttggaccaatgcagctttcaacgGGTAGTTAACTCGGTTGTTaatttctggccagattctctcgattctgtgattctgtcattgcaaaatagagacattttcagattcttgataaacaaatatttccccgcccccccagactaacttactttcacacatttcaatatcttcagttaaccattctgaataattaatgaaagtgtgaaatagttatttaattacatgttgattaactttataatcagcaaaaccattgtatgtcgatcacctttgtcgatggtgtttggagatatggtggcctttcagtgttgtggcggtggctggccaacttctcctgcatgaaaagagtgaggtagaactcctttccatgatccactctgacctggtcccacatcccatattccattactgcactcctgcaagaaaacataacattggcagacagcagtatggagggtaaggctaatggtgtcagatacatttacaaaatgtgtagtaggtcttgtgttatcaggtactgatgaggtgagatgagttgTAACTTGCTGCTTAAAAGGGTGTCTGTAGCtttcaataagtttaatttaagtccttttagaccaatatgaatgcaatttaatacgttgattcaaatccaaactaaaaaaatatacagtatattatgaaggttttcacatgcgactaatcccacttaagttgagcattttcttttaatacattaacaagccatattgaatttaaatccactttcgaaaatgtcgtctcttcctaatcaagtacatttttcagagctgacaaaatggtattcaagaaattgtaagatatttcattttaaatgcatttttttgtttttaaggacccacagacaccctgttaaaacacctcataaaatggggatgatttgtaatgtttagggtacaaggacaacagtgttttcaattacctgtaaacgtcattgtagatggtgaggttgttctttacaggcatagtagcttgtccaacaattttgctggagaagccatctattgccagcacatgagtcacgccaaacatgacaatcttctcattttggtccatgtggattttgtgacccacataggctgcatggtaaggaacagggttgaggttccttgctcccttaaacagacaaaaaagaacatcatgaccttattgaatagcacaacatattctaatttgagaaaaaaaaccaacctggcatcgtgccttatggtaaggtgggtgaatgttgcgcaaaacagctccaacacgactctctgatgcgaagacacctgcagctgcaagactcccagtcatcattttcctgccataggtaggaccaccctgaagataaagaTAATATCTTTACTTTCaacacaaatcctttatgattcatttggcttgatttttagtgggcgggtcattatgaccctgaacacaggtgtctcatctctatttatctacatcaccccatgacaaTTTTTAACTAAATGctaataaaatgtaggagaatatacatgttatagtaaactaatgcaatttaatttagatttagattttttcaatgtacctaaaaaatagtttgaacatgtatttttcattaaatctatggaggggtgaataactcaattccactaaaaactgattggattgttagtaatggtgttggtgatgaggtacaaactatagttattaggatgtttttgtttctgaccacttttgggtcaaactgacccgggagcatgacggctgtatgtcagaaacgaacataacaggagggttaaagtataacatactaaccttacacacacttatagtttcgttgtatgcattttttcgcgcaaataaattaacagcaccctacctgtgttattgcattggagactgcagcttcaagttgttggtcagtcactcgctgtctttttaacccgtggtctttacaaaacttccgaatattggccacggacgttcctctacgcaagccacattcaaatatcaagtggttttttatgtccacatcactacagccactatgcatcatttgttgtacaatatctaagtaaggtaacaggctggagtccatcttgcgtgcttcagtgcaaaagggtgGCAGTGGCAAACACGTCTACTgcgggagataaacacagaataaactcagttacccaaaatgcaaccctttgtagtgtcaacgacatttaaccctcctgttatgtggcgggtcaaattgaccatttgtttctttgtaaatgtgggacagtctttcttgctcctccaaccatatgtttcaaaacacacacacgcacacacacaccccgacacacatcccaacacgcacacacatacactcctgTTCAAAAGCCGCATGTATAAAGTGCTACACATTTcagacttcaaacaaaagaaccaGGTGGTtattatgggaaccatctccaTCCTGATGATCCTGATGATCATCACCCTACATGAAGCACGGGCACTTTctagactaaacaatgtttctcatcttctcactttccccctactttataagtattgcttattaaccaaccaaattaaataatttattaatacccaaatcctaccaaactgactccagatcagcacgtacacgccgacacatccgcgcacacaggactctcactagcacccattcaaacttcaagctcaaaggaaggccagttgtatagcttatatcaccatcataactgttttcatgtgctagcataattgcacaagggttttctaatcagatattagtcttctaaggcgattagcaaacacaatgtaccattagaacactggagtgatcggtgctgtaaatgggcctctatacacctatggagatatttcattagaaaccagacacttccaccgtgaatattaatttaccacatgaacaatggagagtgtatttttattaatttaatgttatatttcttgaaaaaacagtgcttctctttgaaaaataaagacatttctaagtgaccccaaacttttgaacggtagtgtatatggtttagttctgatattgggctggtatttgggctggttttgattggccattggctggttttgtcacacagacctggcaaccctgcaacCAGGTGACCAGAGCACGTTGGAGTTTACTGTTGGTAACAGGAAAGCTAGAGTGACAGGTTTTCCGTGAAACTCTTTccagtcttttctttctttctatctcaAACATGGATGATAAAGTAGCTCTTTGGAGAGGATCGCGGGAACTCCAGGTCCGAGAATTGGACGTAACCCTGGACAACGTTGCCCGAATATTTAAGGTTAgcacaaaatgtaaaatgttgcaCCATAAATTGGGTATttagatatttgtattttagtttAGATTCAGTACCAATTCAAGTTCATTTTTAGctaacattacaatacaattcCACTTAAAATATCAAGATTAAGCTGATTTAAAGATATGCTCCTGCATACGATTTCGGTCCAGCTCGGGAAACCATGCTGccagcggcggtcagggttcacggactttttgaaatgatggctctgatgtctccgagTGTTTAAACATCAGATATCATTCTGTTCTCTgagttcattatttattcccagGTGACACTAAATCAGTTTAAAGTAACagtatgtaacaattgtaccttaaaataacagcttgaaaagaattgtgccgctacaatgacttttaatatggcgatttgcggctccgccattgccatcgtggggaaataactccgctatgtaagattctggaggcgcccgctccggggcggatgtacgtcgacctgctttctggcagtgattacgcaatgtcatatagtgccagccacgctcgcagctacagtatagggtagcttttttatgtagctttttttaCAAGACAGGATCTATaatgcatctatcgtaactgggtatttacgacactgaagtaaacgttaaatacctcaaaaactgaagggggtgctaaaagggaaaaactacataatggggctttaactgAGGCCAGGATTAAGATTGATGTCGAAGACAATGTCAAAGAAAAGACTGGAACGAGTTTGGAAATAATGTGAGTAACATTAATTTATTCAGCAACCCGTAGCTGAAATGAAGTATAGCAGATAATTCTGTCTTTTTTAGCtcatgcacgctcacacacacacacacacacacacacacctgtatgacAGAAGTATAGTAAAAAAGAACTGATATAAAGATGTTGTCATCTCTGTATTTTCAGCTGACACCACGCAGCATTTACATTATTGACGATGTCGGCAATGTCCTGGTTCCCACTACCAGTGGCTACTTTGGTGTCTCTGGAGACCTCACTGCTGGTGGACGGTATGAGGTTTGTGGAGAAGAGACCCCAGCCTCAACGGCCACAGCAGGCCTGCAGCCAGCCCCACCCCTCTTCCGCCATGCAGCCAGGCCTGTGGCGTCTGCTGTCCGTGCAGGACGTGCTGCACCTGCCCATGTCAGCCGAATTTTTTCCAGGTTTGTTTTGACCAAAACCAACTCTAGAGCTGAGCATTGCTCATTACAATGCACTGAGGGCAACCTCCTAGGATGAttcttgaaaaaataaaaccattgtatGTTTACAGGctgaataagaaaaaaaattgcttAATATCTCTTTCCATATTGGTTTTGTCTCTCAACAGGAACATATCGATCGGCACTGTCGATGGGGGTGCTCTCAGAGCAGATGGGGGTACCCTGTACATACTTTTTAATGAGCAGGAGGCCAATTTAAGCTCAATGGCTGACAAAGTAAAGCACAACCTGGGCACAGAGGAACAGGTGGTCCTCTGTGACGGCATGGGCAACC
Proteins encoded in this window:
- the LOC130195107 gene encoding uncharacterized protein LOC130195107: MMTGSLAAAGVFASESRVGAVLRNIHPPYHKARCQGARNLNPVPYHAAYVGHKIHMDQNEKIVMFGVTHVLAIDGFSSKIVGQATMPVKNNLTIYNDVYRSAVMEYGMWDQVRVDHGKEFYLTLFMQEKLASHRHNTERPPYLQTPSTKNHRIERIWPEINNRVNYPLKAALVQLVDQEELDMEDQMTRFCVSSLTCQLAQIGVNRTVQAWNAHRIPGRGIPNDLARDGCPKKLSTDLLPNASVAADWYDQEVGSLTRVSDFGTNPFPSSQDQEAAVREFALQCPDTSVLLDNAVNNLPQPFKDGLKGLIDISRRNCQR